The window TTCCGTTTAAAAAACGGTTGATATGAGGTTAATCCCAACCAGAGATGTAGAAAAATTGTTTTATATCTGGTGTGACATACACAGCGCAatgtgtaaatcccgtttgaaCCCTATCCGACGCACGGCTATGTCCGCTGGCTAGTATCACTCTAAGCTATCATCATTCGTGGAGAAGGTTGAAAAGCAGTGCAAATACTAAGGTTGTTTACGCGATATTAGACCCAACCCaaccaaaccagaccagatcagacCAGATCACCTTCGTGCGCGTTTACACGGCAGAACAATCTAGAACGATCCGAATCGATAGATCGGTTTAGTCCCGCGTAAGCGGGCGGCCCTGTCGAAAAACGCAATTTCTTGTTTTGTCCAGTTGTTAAAGTCACTTCGTCTTTTTTTCCACAGGAAAACTAAAATTGGTTGGTGGCTAGTTGTATTTTCAAGACCTATGCTGAAATAGTGAGTAATTTCATGCTACGCTGAATCCTGGCAAGGTAATTTTTAAAGTCAAGGTCAgagcatgccgatctaccggcgttgtgcgtcCTGTGAAAAGGAGGAGACATAAGGATTATGTGGTTGGAGACTTCTAGCGGGTCATAAGCTTATTTGGTTCaacaattttaaagatttcGACTTGGGTCCTCGCTAAACTTTCAAACCCCACATGGACGTCAAGGAACTTTTCCAAAAccgatatttttttccaaagaccATATTTCATATACCCCAAAGCTAAACCTCGGCTATgggcacattgggtgatatgaataaagactagcaaatgcttttacttcaattttgtacagaaagacctagtgtatatgtacatgaagttttagataaaagcatttgctagtctttattcatatcacccaatgtctacaGCGCCCTTTGCCTATGCATCACAGtgcatttgcaatgcatttaCTGTGCTTCATTGAGGATTTTGGGGCGGGATGTTGCACTAGTGACGGAAGGGCCAATAAGTCCGGCATAGCTGGTAATTGCCAAACTCTGAGGGAAGAAGCTGGAACACGCTTCAACGCTTCTCTTTATTCCCCAGACTGAATTTGACTGTGCATTTGATGTCGAacacaaaagaagaagaatgaaaaTAAGCAGGATATGTCATCTATACTTAATGAAGTGACCCGAATACCAAGTGACTCTATGCCACATTATTTGCTAGCGTATCATACGCACCTTGATTTGTTCAGGTATTTATGGCTAAGGAGGCAATGCGATCGTACCATATGAAATCTGATACGAGTAGTGTATTTTACATCTGTCGCTTGGGACATGTAGAGTCTCTGCTTCTATCTTTCAGGTCATTAGTATCGGGTAGAGAAAATTCCCACAGCAAGCTGAGGACACGCGCCTCCTGGACTCCCAATACTCTATGACGGGCTTACACAGTTACAAGTACATGCTTGTACACAATTGAATGCACTTATGCGTGTGTGtacttgcatgtacatgtttatgtatTTGATTACAACAtaccaataaagaccattaAATTGAAAGGATTGTTTAGTGTTCATTATTCGTCGTGCTTAACCTGAATCGAAAGCATGTTGCAATTACTATCAGAATCCAACTAAATGGAATGCCCTCGAATGCCTGTAGATTCATAAGGTCGGTGAATCTCAACTCTGAAATGTCTTACAGAAATGTATAGAGGCAATTTTTCCCTCTTTACTTGCACTCAGCATGGGCCAACCCAGCATGGGCTAACCCAGCGCTGTTCATGATCAGGATTTTAGGAAGGGGGAGTCTGAGCCTCGGTGAGCCGTATAATGAGGCTGGATTTACATTCAATTCACGTTTGATATACGTTTCACATATGCCACCTGTAATTTACTAAGTCACCatgtcatgacatgacgagaggaTGGAAAGTGACAGCATCATGTAGACCTAAGCAGTGACGTGCTCTCCCGTTGATCAAACGGCGAGAGAACCCCGACCTCCCCTGCATGCCCGCGCATCTATCGGAGGTCGCGACTATCGTCAGGTATGACAGGTAGGCTGGGGGCAATCTCCAGGCTGACATTGAATATATCCTCTGATGCAGATACTTTCCTCGGCACTTTGCAGGGCAGCCTGCTCGGTCAGTTAAAGTCCTGCTTTGAATACACAAGAGTAGGTAAGTTCTCGGTCATTCTCTGGTTGGTTCCCACAACAGGGCACGTCATATTACGGGTCACTCAATTATCGACGAATTGGTCAAATCAGTAGAATGAATATGATAAGACTGAAGGCCAGTCTTATCATTCCACAAGTGAGGCGTAGACTTTAAAACTGACCTACCAAGCTAAATCAAGCATTTACGCGGTCGCTACAAGTGCAGAGGGTTAGAAGCGTCGATATCCACCACGAAAATGTCAGTTGCGAACGAAGGTAGGTCTGCATCCGCACCCCGAGGGGAGCTCATCTCGCCGAGGGATCTAAATTCATAAAATGAACGTTTTCTAGTAACTTCCTAAATTTGGCCGACACATAATCAAGTTTCCTCAGCTAACGTAACTCCCCATTCCTCATTCACTACTTTCTTGAACCAGCAGTTTGAAAacttcatgtggcgagtcgagCATTCGACAAGAGAAAACTTGATTCTGATTATCCATTCAATGATTCGCCAGATCCTCATTTGAATATTCTTGCATACGTCATGATTACTTCGTTTCCCTCCGTAAAGGTCTTATTGCTTGGAAAGAGCATGGGTGGAATTCACCAAGGCATTTTAACGTGCGTGCAATTAAAGACCGATTATCTGATACACGAAGGATAAAACAGTGTAGTATTCTACATCACATTAACCCCCTCTCCCCGCAGTTCCTCATCCGCCGATCATATCATACTTTGAAGGTAGTGATAGATTAGAAAAAAACACGATGAAAAAAACCTTTGGGAAGAGCGTCACATCACAGTGAATAAACAGCCCCTACGTCTAACCCACCGACCCATGAACTCCCTACAGTGGACGTATATGTTCTCTTGTTTGTTTCTTGCCTCTCATCATTctcgttttgtttgtttttttagcgACGGACACGTGCCAATCGTAAAAAGCGAGGAGCGAGCAAGTGGAATAAAACCACTTATCCAAAAAAGGAGAGTCTTGATTTCCCTGTACCTGAACAGTCACATGATTAAACCCTAATTCAACCgagtttgtgttgtttttctttttgatatgaTGATCGCCACTGGTTGGTGGTATAAAGGAACAAGACATAGACCATCTGATAGACCTCTGTGTCTGTGGATGACTTGGAAGCAGTTGGAGTCGCGTCCTATGCCCATCTGACGCCATTCCCCGCTCTTTACATGTGTTTTCCACACTGCGTGTGTCTCCATTGTCAAGGTCCACACCTGGTCAGCTGATTGAGATGAACTGAACGAACCTGTTCCTATCACTGCTGCTCTGCGGTAGATCTCAGAAAGCCTTTAAAACATATCGTTACTATCATCGGCTGGTCATACAATCGTTAGACCTACCCCCAATGTGGTCAGTTCGTTCGCTTATAAAACACCCCTGGGGTACTCTAGCCACTCACTGTAAGAATTGCATATCATGCATACTTACACGGAATTGACTACGCAGGACAATTCCTGCCAGGAGCTCCGGCGATTATGATTGGGACATCCATTTGAATAGCATCTGTTCCCCGGAGTTTACACTTTAGGGCGGGTTTACacaggattcacgttgtcacgtgTCAGGATAGTCACGTGTTACCTGTCACGAACATAGTCGTTAATTGACTTAGGCTGAAAACATGTCATAACAGGACCTGGGGAAAAAGTGAAATCGTAAATCATACGTGTGGCCcgctcttcagaaatgacttgtttgttaaaataatatttacacattacatgtaataATCATTTTAACTctactctatgtaaacccaaaaTATTCTATGTAAACCCATCCTTGATTACATTTCTGGTAATAATAGTTACACTTGGATGTTTGTTTAACCAAAAGTGCATTCGGCTTGCTAATCCGCAGTCACCCTGCGTCATAATAAAGACGgcgatctacatgtacatgtacaggcccgTCGCATCAGCGTTGTTTTTGTATTTTCGCCGTGCTGCGTAGTTACGCACTGGAGCGACAAAATAAACAGAGATTTTGCGTTCGAGGCTCAAGAACACGTCGTTGCCACGTTCTTGACATGCTCGCCAATGGTGTGGAACGGGGTTAAATACAGCCTTCCTgtaacaataaaaaatattgtttaCACCGCTTGTTCTCAACTCATCGCAAAGGACCGAATTAACTTTTTGAGTTGAGTCCTCCGTCTGTCAGCTGACCATGTCCAGATTATTTAGACATTCAGTAAAGTTGTTTCTTTTACCGACATGTTAACACCGGTAACCAAGGTAACAACATGGCAGCAGATGATTAGTTACGGTGAAAGTAATATTGTTTTAAAGGTGCAATTCTTCATTGAAATTGACGTTTCGGACGGCCGCTGAAATTTTCTGAGTTCAAATATGAAATGGCTAAAATGGCATAACATGAAAAGATgcaagggtgaaaagtgacatcgtaaATCCTATGTCGCCCACTATTAAGAATATTCTTAGCTTTACACAGTACAAAATGCACTCTCTGTTAACTCGACGGAGGATTTCAACAaataccggtgtaaaagaaatgcaagtccgccCGGAACCAAGGTCCTACGGACCTTGGTTCCCAAGGAATGGGGGCCCTACGGGCCCCCATTCCTTGGGAACGGTTGTCCTAACCGGACTTCCCTTCCTGGGCTACGATTCCTATATATATAAAAGGAAGGTAGGACTTTGATTACTGGGGGACTTAGATTTCTTTTATaacagtgacagaaattgagGTCCCCGTAACCAATGTCCGTACCCACTTAAATTACATACGCATGTACTACGGTATATAATAGAACATGCGTTCAAACATTTAAAGTTTTGAGATATCTGCCAGCCAATCCCCCATAGTGTAGTGGTCATGGTCCCTGCCTAGTAAGCAGAAACCGCTGGTTCGAGTCCCGCTCGGtctattctttttttgtttatttctctacattacatcttgcataatcgattacaatcattcgagtgactcaacattcaatcatgatcatcagtgTAGCCAAGGCCTATAAAACGCAAGTGGAAActtgtattggccttcattcctgccgagatgtcaaccgaaagaacacctcatgacccgcacattatttttcgctatttacgggaccatgcctatccagctcgttgcagtctttcgaggaagcggtccatccgccgagcagcaaagaacaattttaaggtaagtttggacttggattcctaggaaagcagatctgaggacttagattccaaggaaagctggtctgggggacttggattccgaggaaagcaggtcttggggacttggattccgaggaaagctggtctgggggacttggattcctataggaaagcaggtcttgggacttggattcctagaaaagaaggtccgggggagttagattcctaggaaaggaGGTCTTGGGGACTTTTTTTCCTAGGAAAATAGGTCCGGATGACTGGAGGAAGCTTATTTTTGAGAAGGCTATTGATGCGCTGCGTAGGATTTTGGTtatgatgtttcaaattcaatcaatatatagACCCCATGCCATAGCATAGGCCTTTTCCTCTCCAGCGCGAAATCTAATGGTACACTTTTTCGACAAATATGTGCAACAAATTCGGTGTTGCTGATCTagatttcaatacattttaaTGCGTGTACGCACGACTACAGTGTTCATcccaaacaggcaattttgttgcaagcaaaaaaatttcaaatttctaaaaaaaaactagACTGGGAAGCAACAACCATGAATGCTTTCACTGTTAACACCAGCATACGTCTTTTTACAGCTTGAACGCGGTGAACTCATGTATCGgcgactgaaaaagaagataaacGACGTCCCAGGCACTTACGATGATGCTGACCAAGATGGGGAATTACACGAAAGTCCTTG is drawn from Lineus longissimus chromosome 1, tnLinLong1.2, whole genome shotgun sequence and contains these coding sequences:
- the LOC135497332 gene encoding uncharacterized protein LOC135497332; this encodes MSTERTPHDPHIIFRYLRDHAYPARCSLSRKRSIRRAAKNNFKLERGELMYRRLKKKINDVPGTYDDADQDGELHESPWRKVLMTPKQIDDALANLHSSALGNPFFLKMWMNLRETPKQTNPDQVGVNNMQRISPLELRS